The following are encoded in a window of Nocardia sp. BMG111209 genomic DNA:
- a CDS encoding acetoacetate decarboxylase family protein: MSGMHSVLGEVVRSPVRVRAASASSALFAVDPAAARDLLAGTGLTPAKYLGRALCSIAFVRHIDTDLGPYHEFSFGLLVRYPGRSGIGVHIQWLPVNQEFACVAGRDIWGFPKEVVEVDITATGRGQRCEVRADGERVIAIHTTSGLPAPGGAGGASVDAYTYRGGVLRRTPWTMHPAGVRIMPGGSRIELGTHPGADRFRALGLPKRALFTSRIGSLTMQFDDAEDLS, encoded by the coding sequence ATGTCTGGGATGCATTCGGTACTGGGGGAAGTGGTCCGCTCGCCGGTGCGGGTCCGGGCGGCCTCCGCGAGTTCGGCGCTGTTCGCGGTCGATCCGGCCGCGGCCCGTGATCTGCTCGCGGGGACCGGTCTCACGCCCGCGAAATATCTCGGCCGCGCGCTGTGCTCGATCGCCTTCGTGCGCCACATCGATACGGATCTCGGCCCGTACCACGAGTTCTCGTTCGGCCTGCTGGTCCGGTACCCGGGCCGGTCCGGGATCGGCGTCCACATCCAGTGGCTGCCGGTGAATCAGGAATTCGCCTGTGTGGCCGGCCGCGACATCTGGGGCTTCCCCAAGGAGGTCGTCGAGGTCGACATCACCGCCACCGGCCGCGGTCAGCGCTGTGAGGTGCGCGCCGACGGCGAACGGGTGATCGCGATCCACACCACCTCCGGCCTCCCGGCCCCCGGTGGGGCAGGCGGCGCCTCGGTCGACGCGTACACCTATCGCGGCGGCGTACTGCGCCGCACGCCCTGGACGATGCATCCGGCCGGGGTGCGAATCATGCCCGGCGGCAGCCGGATCGAGCTGGGGACGCATCCGGGCGCGGACCGGTTCCGGGCGCTCGGCCTGCCCAAGCGCGCCCTGTTCACCAGCCGGATCGGCTCTCTCACCATGCAATTCGACGACGCGGAGGATCTGTCGTGA
- a CDS encoding SDR family oxidoreductase: MNKTALVTGAASGMGRLVARRLAAAGHRVAALDVNEMGLAETARRSPNTGTYICDVSDPEAVTAAVAKARADLGPIDLLVHAAALCRVGSALGHDVSELHRVMAVNYLGTVNICQAVVPAMKEAGAGTVALFASLAGWLPSPGLAAYSASKFAVIGYTEVLAQELHGTGVRLVSICPPMVETPLLDGIRAVDPAVVAGQNGMSPEKVVDALEKAIADPKAPLFVFPGSARPLVLARRFVPDLLRRQVTRMVKPAV, encoded by the coding sequence GTGAACAAGACCGCCCTGGTGACCGGCGCGGCGAGCGGTATGGGCCGGCTGGTGGCGCGACGCCTGGCCGCCGCCGGGCACCGGGTGGCCGCCCTGGACGTCAACGAGATGGGCCTGGCCGAAACCGCCCGCCGCTCACCGAATACCGGCACCTACATCTGCGACGTCTCCGATCCGGAGGCGGTCACCGCGGCCGTCGCGAAGGCGCGCGCCGACCTCGGCCCGATCGACCTGCTCGTCCACGCGGCCGCCCTGTGCCGGGTGGGTTCCGCACTCGGGCACGACGTTTCGGAGCTGCACCGGGTCATGGCGGTGAACTACCTGGGCACGGTGAACATTTGCCAGGCGGTGGTACCCGCGATGAAGGAGGCAGGCGCCGGCACCGTGGCGCTGTTCGCCTCGCTGGCGGGCTGGCTGCCCTCGCCCGGCCTGGCGGCCTACTCCGCCTCCAAATTCGCCGTGATCGGCTACACCGAGGTGCTCGCGCAGGAACTGCACGGCACCGGCGTCCGGCTGGTCTCGATCTGCCCGCCGATGGTGGAAACCCCACTGCTGGACGGGATCCGGGCCGTGGATCCGGCCGTGGTCGCCGGGCAGAACGGGATGTCGCCGGAGAAGGTCGTGGACGCGCTGGAGAAGGCGATCGCCGATCCGAAGGCGCCGCTGTTCGTCTTCCCCGGTTCCGCGCGGCCGCTGGTGCTGGCGCGGCGTTTCGTCCCCGACCTGCTGCGCAGGCAGGTGACCCGGATGGTCAAACCCGCGGTGTGA